The Arachis ipaensis cultivar K30076 chromosome B07, Araip1.1, whole genome shotgun sequence genome includes a window with the following:
- the LOC107606916 gene encoding uncharacterized protein LOC107606916: MIMMWNIRGAASKSTIRTLKELQNQKKPDLTILVETKCSGNKGREVIKAMGFNHAIVEEAVGFVGGIWILWKNDDLKIKVMSTHKQFVHMKIENNQRRTWSLMAVYASPQEAQRKEMWELLHNISRNMNLPWLMIGDFNDIAEQSEKKGGGGNDAYACRRFRGWIDKCNLIDVGYSGSRFTWKGGIREGQERVYKRLDRALCNSEWRTNFSNAFVEVLPRIQSDHHPLLLHTRPEL; the protein is encoded by the coding sequence ATGATCATGATGTGGAATATTAGAGGGGCAGCGAGCAAAAGTACCATTCGCACCCTCAAAGAGTTGCAAAACCAAAAGAAACCTGACCTCACTATTCTGGTAGAAACCAAATGTAGCGGAAATAAAGGAAGAGAGGTGATTAAGGCAATGGGATTCAATCATGCCATTGTCGAAGAAGCTGTCGGTTTCGTTGGAGGGATCTGGATCCTCTGGAAGAACGATGATCTCAAAATCAAAGTTATGTCAACGCACAAGCAATTTGTGCATATGAAAATTGAAAACAATCAGCGGAGGACATGGAGCCTTATGGCTGTGTATGCAAGTCCACAGGAAGCACAAAGAAAAGAAATGTGGGAGCTTTTGCACAACATCTCAAGAAACATGAACTTACCGTGGCTGATGATAGGTGATTTCAATGACATCGCAGAGCAAAGTGAGAAGAAAGGAGGAGGGGGAAATGATGCCTATGCGTGTAGACGTTTCAGAGGCTGGATTGACAAATGCAACCTCATAGACGTAGGTTATTCAGGATCAAGATTCACATGGAAGGGGGGGATAAGAGAAGGCCAAGAAAGAGTTTATAAAAGGCTGGATCGAGCTTTATGCAACTCAGAGTGGCGAACAAATTTTTCAAATGCATTTGTGGAGGTGCTGCCAAGAATACAATCAGACCATCACCCTTTGTTGCTACACACAAGACCTGAACTTTAA